A DNA window from Camelina sativa cultivar DH55 chromosome 17, Cs, whole genome shotgun sequence contains the following coding sequences:
- the LOC104755853 gene encoding uncharacterized protein LOC104755853: protein MKENAGNPLHLTSLNHVSLLCRSVDESMSFYHKVLGFIPIRRPESLNFEGAWLFGHGIGIHLLRSPEPEKLPKKTAINPKDNHISFQCESMGAVEKKLEEMEIEYVRALVEEGGIQVDQLFFHDPDGFMIEICNCDSLPVVPLVEGMARSCSRVKLHQMVQPQPQQTHIHQVVHP, encoded by the exons ATGAAGGAAAACGCAGGAAACCCATTGCATCTCACGTCACTGAACCACGTCTCTCTCTTGTGCCGATCCGTCGATGAATCTATGAGCTTTTACCACAAGGTGTTAGGGTTCATCCCGATTAGAAGACCTGAATCCTTAAATTTTGAAGGAGCTTG GTTGTTTGGTCATGGAATTGGAATACACCTCCTGCGGTCTCCAGAACCAGAGAAACTTCCTAAGAAAACTGCCATTAATCCCAAGGATAATCACATTTCTTTCCAG TGTGAGAGTATGGGAGCAGTGGAGAAGAAGCTGGAGGAAATGGAGATCGAGTATGTGAGGGCGCTAGTAGAAGAAGGAGGGATCCAAGTGGACCAGCTCTTCTTCCACGACCCTGATGGCTTCATGATCGAGATCTGTAACTGTGACAGCCTCCCCGTAGTTCCCCTTGTAGAAGGAATGGCTCGGTCTTGCTCAAGAGTCAAACTCCACCAGATGGTGCAGCCACAACCGCAGCAGACTCATATCCACCAAGTGGTCCATCCTTAG
- the LOC104755854 gene encoding uncharacterized protein LOC104755854 translates to MNNNNKNNMKMMSSAKESGNSTTNIVITETRNKKVERKASMDVDKCAEAFISKFRNQLLLQRLESIENMLSRGP, encoded by the coding sequence atgaacaacaacaacaagaacaacatgAAGATGATGAGTTCCGCGAAAGAGAGTGGCAACAGTACCACTAACATTGTTATAACAGAGACGAGGAATAAGAAGGTGGAGAGGAAGGCATCAATGGACGTGGACAAGTGCGCCGAAGCTTTCATCTCAAAGTTTAGaaatcagcttcttctccaGCGTCTCGAATCCATCGAAAACATGCTCTCCCGAGGCCCTTAA
- the LOC104755856 gene encoding peptide deformylase 1A, chloroplastic/mitochondrial, translated as METLFRVSLRLLPVSAAVTCRSIRFPVTKPGSSYLLNRKLYNLPSSSSSLSTKAGWLLGLGEKKKKMELPEIVAAGDPVLHEKAREVNPEEIGSERIQKIIDDMIKVMRLAPGVGLAAPQIGVPLRIIVLEDTKEYISYAPKDEILAQERRAFDLMVMVNPVLKERSKKKALFFEGCLSVNGFRAAVERYLEVVVTGYDRQGKRIEVNASGWQARILQHECDHLDGNLYVDKMVPRTFRTVDNLDLPLAEGCPKIGPQ; from the exons ATGGAAACCCTTTTCAGAGTATCACTTCGTCTACTTCCGGTTTCCGCCGCCGTGACATGTCGCTCGATCCGGTTCCCCGTCACGAAACCCGGTTCCTCATACTTGCTGAACCGTAAGCTGTACAATCTgccttcatcttcctcatcccTGTCGACAAAAGCCGGTTGGTTATTGGGTCtgggggagaagaagaagaaaatggaattaCCGGAGATAGTGGCAGCTGGAGACCCGGTTCTGCACGAGAAAGCCCGAGAAGTTAACCCGGAAGAAATCGGGTCAGAGCGTATTCAGAAGATAATTGATGATATGATTAAAGTCATGAGATTGGCTCCTGGAGTTGGCCTCGCTGCTCCTCAAATTGGTGTTCCCTTAAGG ATTATTGTATTGGAAGATACAAAAGAGTATATAAGCTATGCACCAAAGGATGAGATTCTTGCTCAAGAAAGGCGAGCCTTTGATCTCATG GTGATGGTGAATCCGGTGCTAAAGGAGAGGAGCAAAAAGAAAGCTCTTTTCTTTGAAGGATGTTTGAGTGTGAATGGATTCAGAGCTGCGGTGGAAAGATACCTTGAGGTGGTAGTGACAGGCTACGATCGTCAAGGGAAACGGATCGAAGTGAATGCTTCAGGTTGGCAAGCAAGGATTTTGCAACATGAGTGTGATCATTTGGATGGTAATCTGTACGTTGATAAGATGGTACCACGCACTTTTAGGACAGTCGACAACTTGGACTTGCCTCTAGCTGAGGGTTGTCCCAAAATCGGCCCTCAATAA
- the LOC104755857 gene encoding uncharacterized protein At1g15400-like, which yields MEGLQRSTISFRRQGSSGIVFDDRLIAELNKSGGGGGGSNEQKDESQRDEQPKPLSESSDQVKPVTASGEEKDNNKLKPIKTGGGGIERSRSNGGGAQRHHRTTGRVSPAVDPPSPRISSCGCCSAFGKNQPGKKKVNNNPRKRPPKRRSREIEVGVRI from the coding sequence atgGAGGGTCTTCAAAGATCAACAATCTCGTTCCGCCGTCAAGGATCTTCCGGTATAGTCTTTGACGATCGTCTCATCGCCGAGCTTAACAAATCTGGCGGCGGTGGCGGCGGCAGCAACGAGCAGAAAGACGAAAGTCAACGCGACGAACAACCCAAACCGTTGTCTGAAAGCTCGGACCAGGTCAAACCTGTAACCGCTTCCGGAGAGGAGAAAGACAACAACAAGCTCAAACCTATTAAAACCGGTGGAGGAGGTATAGAGAGGAGTCGATCTAACGGCGGAGGAGCTCAACGACATCACAGAACAACAGGAAGAGTATCTCCGGCTGTAGACCCTCCGTCTCCGAGAATTTCTTCATGCGGTTGTTGCTCTGCTTTTGGTAAGAATCAGCcggggaagaagaaggttaaCAACAACCCGAGGAAAAGGCCGCCTAAACGTAGATCGAGGGAGATAGAGGTAGGCGTCAGGATTTAA
- the LOC104755859 gene encoding uncharacterized protein LOC104755859 yields MYLQFFTNPSHGLAHVCYSSQISCKVRLSRILATPPSSVLLHMDESNNLPKPKKGFCLSEDSRNSLNSLSADSLFRQANTVGIIGGVSTDSTLKFVKKLVDGSSKGGISSLPFVLCSDPALNKELLLYEENSYPSLYHRAESTPVDPKLIVENLRNKRRYLESCGAKLIVMPCHIAHIWYEEVCEGSSVPLLHMGECIAKELQEAKMKPLQAGNPLRVGVMATSATLSAGFYQEKLQSNGFEAVVPDKATMEHTVIPALEAMKREDMEGARNLLRIALQVLLVQAVNVVMLGSDEMRDLLPGDDPLLKKCVDPMEALARSAINWSENRYS; encoded by the exons ATGTATCTTCAATTTTTCACCAACCCATCTCATGGCTTAGCTCATGTATGCTACTCTAGTCAGATTTCGTGTAAGGTAAGACTGAGTCGTATCCTTGCCACGCCACCGTCTTCAGTCCTCTTGCATATGGACGAAAGCAATAATCTTCCCAAGCCCAAGAAAGGTTTTTGTCTGAGTGAAGATTCGAGAAACAGTTTAAACAGTCTTTCTGCAGATTCTTTGTTTAGGCAGGCCAACACAGTGGGGATTATTGGAGGCGTTTCAACTGATTCCACTCTTAAATTTGTGAAGAAACTCGTGGATGGGAGCTCAAAAGGTGGTATAAGCTCGTTACCTTTTGTCCTTTGCTCGGATCCTGCACTCAACAAGGAGCTCCTCTTATACGAGGAAAACTCGTATCCTTCTCTTTACCATAGAGCAGAGAGTACTCCGGTGGATCCAAAGCTAATTGTGGAAAATCTAAGGAACAAGAGGAGATATCTTGAGAGTTGTGGAGCTAAACTAATCGTAATGCCCTGTCATATTGCACATATATGGTATGAAGAGGTCTGTGAAGGGAGTTCAGTTCCTCTGCTTCACATGGGTGAATGCATCGCTAAAGAGCTGCAAGAGGCGAAAATGAAGCCCCTTCAAGCTGGGAATCCTCTGCGTGTAGGTGTGATGGCCACTAGCGCCACGTTATCCGCAGGGTTCTACCAGGAGAAACTCCAAAGCAAT GGATTTGAGGCGGTTGTTCCAGACAAGGCTACAATGGAGCACACTGTGATCCCGGCCTTAGAAGCTATGAAGAGGGAAGACATGGAAGGAGCACGGAACCTTCTAAGGATAGCGTTGCAGGTACTGCTGGTGCAGGCGGTAAACGTGGTGATGCTCGGATCAGATGAGATGCGTGACCTCTTGCCAGGGGATGATCCTCTACTAAAGAAGTGTGTTGATCCAATGGAGGCACTCGCAAGGTCTGCCATTAACTGGTCAGAGAATCGATACTCTTAA
- the LOC104755858 gene encoding late embryogenesis abundant protein 1-like, which produces MASRQDEEFSVRAGQIVGQAHVKRDECNNSSQASSFLQQKGEKVKNMAQEASEAVKNKLGMNNDNNNEYRNKNPLDKKNPNNTTSPSMPGHPPSDI; this is translated from the exons ATGGCGAGCAGACAGGATGAGGAATTCAGTGTGAGGGCCGGCCAAATCGTGGGCCAAGCTCAT GTGAAGAGGGATGAATGCAATAACTCTTCCCAAGCTTCAAGCTTTCTCCAGCAG AAAGGGGAGAAAGTGAAGAACATGGCGCAAGAAGCATCAGAGGCAGTGAAGAACAAATTGGGAATGAACAATGACAACAACAATGAATACAGGAACAAGAACCCTTTGGACAAAAAGAACCCTAACAACACAACCAGTCCAAGCATGCCTGGCCATCCTCCTTCTGACATCTAA
- the LOC104755860 gene encoding WD repeat-containing protein 43, with amino-acid sequence MAKDKLKPLLSSDGGGEIADTPIREKKHKKKSRKRAEPEPELPSTRDSGLDEDRDGVLVDDTHNEPTIGDKLESLDLLSGDKLASAAPNDDKPPTAASVNVLLRQALHADDRSLLLDCLYNRDEQVIANSVAKLNSAEVLKLLNSLLPILQSRGAILACTLPWIKSLLLTHSSGIMSQESSVLALNTMYQLIESRVSTIHTAVEVSSGLDLIVDDLDDEEEDEGPVIYEDKGSDEEEGEGIEEAMETDEEADDSADEAADGVNDFEGFDDMSD; translated from the exons ATGGCCAAGGACAAACTCAAGCCTCTTCTCTCCTCCGACGGTGGAG GTGAAATCGCCGATACTCCTATCCGAGAGAagaagcataagaagaagagCAGGAAACGAGCTGAACCTGAACCCGAGTTACCCTCTACGCGCGATTCTG GTCTTGATGAAGATAGAGATGGAGTGTTAGTAGATGATACTCATAATGAGCCAACGATAGGTGATAAACTTGAGAGTCTTGACTTATTAAGCGGCGACAAGCTTGCTTCTGCTGCTCCCAATGATGATAAGCCACCTACTGCAGCCTCTGTTAACGTTCTTCTGAGACAAGCATTGCATGCTGATGATCGATCTCTTCTACTAGACTGCTTGTACAACCGAGATGAGCAG GTGATTGCTAATTCGGTCGCTAAGTTGAATTCAGCTGAGGTACTCAAGCTTCTAAATTCCCTTCTACCAATACTACAATCAAG AGGTGCAATTTTGGCTTGTACGCTTCCATGGATAAAGAGTCTGTTACTTACTCATTCTAGTGGAATTATGTCCCAAGAGTCATCGGTGCTCGCATTAAACACCATGTATCAG CTCATTGAATCACGGGTTTCAACTATTCATACTGCCGTAGAGGTTTCAAGTGGCTTGGACTTG ATTGTGGATGActtggatgatgaagaagaagatgaaggtcCCGTAATCTATGAAGACAAGGgcagtgatgaagaagaaggagaaggaataGAGGAAGCAATGGAGACAGATGAAGAGGCAGACGACTCAGCCGATGAAGCAGCTGATGGTGTGAatgattttgaaggatttgacGACATGAGCGATTGA
- the LOC104755861 gene encoding uncharacterized protein LOC104755861, producing the protein MHKERRKMPVSSNTHRVSPYPLRSCRNKKQKEVESPLELESVSEWEDVRCVICMEPPHNAVLLQCSSFSKGCRAYMCDTSARHSNCFKQYRRNNTTSRCSGKTLNCPYCRGEVHGTMKSTCARRFMNAKPRSCAVDKCDFSGTYAQLKNHLKTEHPGFTPPKLDPWEQHMWEQLEREAEYIEMLNARQRWDAEQRLMASSLHQLPYRHPMIDLNFDSFMHNLFLDVSIESRATSQASADNHPAHMPQLEFHGTMFTRWTP; encoded by the coding sequence ATGCACAAGGAAAGAAGGAAAATGCCGGTTTCAAGCAACACACACAGGGTTTCTCCTTACCCGCTTCGCTCTTGTaggaacaagaaacaaaaagaagtcGAGTCACCTCTTGAGTTAGAGAGTGTGAGTGAATGGGAGGATGTTAGGTGTGTCATCTGTATGGAGCCTCCTCACAATGCAGTCCTTTTGCAGTGCTCTTCCTTCTCCAAAGGGTGTCGTGCTTACATGTGTGACACTAGCGCTCGTCACTCCAACTGTTTCAAGCAGTACCGCAGAAACAACACCACCAGCCGTTGTAGTGGCAAGACTCTTAACTGTCCTTACTGCAGAGGAGAGGTTCATGGGACAATGAAGTCGACTTGTGCTCGGAGATTCATGAATGCTAAGCCGAGGTCTTGTGCTGTCGACAAGTGTGATTTCTCTGGCACCTATGCTCAGCTGAAGAATCACTTGAAAACTGAGCATCCTGGTTTCACACCACCCAAGTTGGACCCTTGGGAGCAACACATGTGGGAGCAATTGGAGAGAGAGGCTGAGTACATTGAAATGCTCAACGCCCGTCAGAGATGGGATGCTGAACAGAGATTGATGGCTAGCTCCCTCCATCAGCTTCCATATCGCCATCCCATGATTGATCTCAACTTCGATTCGTTCATGCATAATCTGTTTCTTGACGTGTCCATTGAGAGCCGTGCAACGAGCCAAGCAAGTGCTGACAATCACCCGGCTCACATGCCCCAACTGGAGTTTCATGGGACCATGTTTACCAGATGGACTCCGTGA
- the LOC104755862 gene encoding periodic tryptophan protein 2 homolog, giving the protein MDYRLQNLICAPYRGGNAVITQNSQLISPVGNRVSVTDLNKHHTVTIPVNTSTNICRIAASPDGTFLLAVDEEDRCIFINLPRRVILHRITFKDKVGALKFSPDGKFFAVGVGKLVQIWRSPGFRRAVFAFELVRTFANSDDKVTSLEWTLDSDYLLVGSKDLAARLFCVRKLKGVLNKPFLFLGHRDSVVGCFFGVDKLTNKVDRAFTIARDGFIFSWGYTGEDVKMHESEDGKSEPPSPDTPERADEVMVDGVGTDLKKRKEYDGKDRDSDEEGEDDEEYMHKGKWVLLRKDGFNQASAKVTACDYHQGLDMVVVGFSNGVFGLYQMPDFICIHLLSISREKLTTAVFNERGNWLTFGCAKLGQLLVWEWRSESYILKQQGHYFDVNCVTYSPDSQFLATGADDNKVKVWNVMSGSCFITFTEHTNAVTALHFMADNHSLLSASLDGTVRAWDFKRYKNYKTYTTPTPRQFVSLTADPSGDVVCAGTLDSFEIFVWSKKTGQIKDILSGHEAPVHGLMFSPLTQILASSSWDKTVRLWDVFASKGTVETFQHNHDVLTVAYRPDGKQLASSTLDGQIHFWDTIEGVLMYTIEGRRDIAGGRVMTDRRSAANSSSGKCFTTLCYSADGGYILAAGTSRYICMYDISDQVLLKRFQISHNLSLDGVLDFLNSKKMTEAGPMDLIDDDDSDEESGIDKQSRGNLGYDLPGSRANRGRPIIRTKSLSIAPTGRSFAAATTEGVLIYSIDESFIFDPTDLDIDVTPEAIEAAIKEDEVSRALALSMRLNEDSLIKKCIFAVAPADIKAVAISVPQKYLERLMEAVVDLLENCPHLEFLLHWCQEICKAHGSSIQRNYRNLLPALRSLQKAITRAHQDLTDMCSSNEYTLRYLCSVPNSH; this is encoded by the exons ATGGATTACCGCCTCCAGAACCTTATTTGTGCGCCTTACAGAGGCGGGAACGCCGTCATCACTCAGAATTCTCAGCTAATTTCACCGGTCGGTAATCGTGTCTCCGTCACCGACCTCAACAAGCACCATACCGTTACTATTCCGGTCAACACCTCAACCAACATATGTCGAATCGCTGCCTCACCTGACGGAACTTTCCTACTCGCAGTCGATGAAGAGGATCGATGCATTTTCATCAACTTGCCTCGACGGGTGATTCTTCATAGAATAACCTTTAAGGATAAAGTCGGAGCCTTGAAGTTTAGCCCTGATGGTAAGTTCTTCGCTGTTGGAGTTGGTAAGTTGGTTCAGATATGGCGTTCACCTGGTTTCAGGCGAGCTGTTTTCGCCTTTGAGCTTGTTAGGACTTTTGCTAATTCTGATGATAAAGTAACATCCTTGGAGTGGACTTTGGATTCTGATTATTTGCTCGTTGGGTCAAAGGATTTAGCAGCTAGGTTGTTTTGTGTTAGAAAGCTTAAGGGTGTCTTGAATAagccctttttgtttttgggacaTAGAGATTCTGTTGTGGGTTGCTTCTTTGGTGTTGATAAATTGACTAACAAGGTTGATAGGGCTTTCACTATTGCTCGGGATGGTTTCATTTTTAGTTGGGGCTATACTGGAGAGGATGTTAAAATGCATGAATCAGAAGATGGCAAATCTGAGCCACCTTCACCTGATACTCCAGAGAGGGCTGACGAAGTGATGGTGGATGGCGTTGGTACTgatcttaaaaaaagaaaagagtatgaCGGTAAAGATCgtgattcagatgaagaaggagaagatgatgaagagtaTATGCACAAAGGGAAATGGGTTTTGTTGAGGAAGGATGGGTTTAATCAGGCATCAGCAAAGGTGACAGCTTGTGACTATCATCAGGGGCTCGACATGGTTGTGGTAGGGTTCTCAAACGGTGTGTTTGGGCTTTATCAGATGCCAGATTTCATCTGTATCCATCTGCTGTCGATTTCTAGAGAGAAGCTAACTACAGCTGTGTTTAATGAGCGTGGTAATTGGCTGACCTTTGGTTGCGCCAAACTCGGGCAACTGTTAGTCTGGGAGTGGCGATCTGAAAGCTATATACTGAAGCAACAAGGACACTATTTTGATGTCAACTGTGTCACCTACTCACCCGATTCACAATTCTTGGCAACTGGTGCTGATGATAACAAAGTCAAG GTGTGGAACGTTATGTCAGGATCATGTTTCATCACATTCACCGAGCATACTAACGCAGTGACTGCTCTTCATTTTATGGCTGATAACCACTCCCTATTAAGCGCATCTCTGGACGGCACTGTTCGTGCATGggattttaaaagatacaaaaactacAAGACATACACAACCCCTACACCCCGGCAGTTTGTTTCCTTAACAGCTGATCCTAGTGGTGATGTCGTCTGTGCTGGGACCCTAGATTCATTCGAG ATTTTTGTATGGTCCAAGAAGACTGGGCAAATAAAGGATATCCTGAGTGGGCATGAGGCTCCAGTTCATGGGTTGATGTTTTCACCCTTAACG CAAATTTTAGCTTCATCCTCCTGGGACAAGACGGTTCGGTTGTGGGATGTGTTTGCTAGCAAAGGCACTGTGGAGACATTTCAACACAACCACGATGTTCTAACTGTTGCCTACCGTCCTGATGGGAAGCAATTAGCCTCGAGTACGCTAGATGGGCAGATCCATTTCTGGGACACCATTGAAGGTGTGTTGATGTACACCATAGAGGGGCGGAGAGATATCGCTGGAGGTCGGGTTATGACTGACCGTCGGTCTGCAGCTAATTCAAGTTCTGGAAAGTGCTTTACAACATTGTGCTATTCTGCTGATGGAGGCTATATTCTAGCTGCAGGAACTAGCAGATATATTTGCATGTATGACATTTCAGATCAG GTTCTTTTGAAAAGGTTTCAGATATCTCATAATCTGTCATTAGATGGGGTTCTTGACTTTTTGAACTCCAAGAAGATGACAGAAGCAGGACCAATGGATCTGATCGATGATGACGACAGCGATGAAGAAAGTGGCATTGATAAACAGTCTCGGGGAAATTTGGGTTACGATCTGCCTGGATCCAGGGCTAACCGCGGCAGGCCTATTATCCGAACTAAAAGCCTCAGCATTGCCCCAACTGGAAGAAGCTTTGCAGCTGCAACTACCGAAGGAGTTCTTATCTATTCAATCGATGAATCCTTCATCTTTGATCCAACCGATCTTGACATAGACGTTACTCCAGAG GCTATTGAGGCTGCCATAAAGGAGGATGAAGTGAGCAGAGCACTTGCTCTGAGTATGCGTTTGAACGAAGACAGCCTCATCAAAAAATGCATCTTTGCTGTAGCCCCTGCCGACATAAAAGCTGTCGCAATCTCTGTCCCCCAGAAATACTTAGAACGGCTTATGGAAGCTGTGGTGGATCTGCTTGAGAACTGTCCTCATCTGGAGTTCTTACTTCACTGGTGTCAG GAAATCTGTAAGGCACACGGAAGCTCCATTCAGCGAAACTACAGAAATCTATTACCTGCACTGAGGTCGTTGCAGAAGGCAATCACCAGAGCTCACCAGGATCTGACAGATATGTGTTCGTCCAATGAGTACACGCTTCGCTACTTGTGTTCTGTTCCAAACAGTCACTGA
- the LOC104755863 gene encoding boron transporter 4-like: protein MEKGRADSSKMLFRGIVADLRGRALCYKQDWVSGLRSGFGILAPTTYIFFASALPVIAFGEQLSRDTEGALSTVETLASTALCGVIHSILGGQPLLILGVAEPTVLMYVYLYNFAIGRPELGKQLYLAWAAWVCVWTALLLFLMAILNAADIINRFTRIAGELFGMLISVLFIQQAIKGMVSEFGMPKDEDPTLEKYHFEWLYTNGLLGIIFTFGLLYTALTSRKARSWRYGSGWMRSFIADYGVPLMVVVWTALSFSTPSKLPSGVPRRLFSPLPWDSASLSHWTVIKDMGKVSPGYIFAAFIPALMIAGLYFFDHSVASQLAQQKEFNLKNPSAYHYDILLLGVMTLICGLLGLPPSNGVLPQSPMHTKSLAVLKRQLIRRKMVKTAKESIRKRETSSQVYENMQEVFIEMDKSPLAQTDPAVIIELQDLKEAVMNCNEKEGEMNEDSGFDPEKHLDACLPVRVNEQRVSNLLQSLLVAGAVLAMPAIKRIPTSLLWGYFAYMAIDSLPGNQFFERTMLLFVPASRRFKVLEGAHASFVEKVPYKSMATFTLLQMFYFGLCYGVTWIPVAGIMFPVPFFLLIAIRQYILPKLFNPAYLRELDAAEYEEIPGTPRNHLELSFRSNDSKGGVQEGDAEILDELTTSRGELKVRTVSLNEDKGNQIYPNEKTKAGDGDVNTTRE from the exons ATGGAGAAAGGAAGAGCGGATAGCTCCAAGATGCTGTTTCGAGGTATTGTAGCAGATCTTAGAGGAAGAGCCTTGTGTTACAAGCAAGACTGGGTCTCTGGTCTTCGTTCTGGTTTTGG GATTTTAGCACCGacgacatatatttttttcgcCTCTGCCCTTCCGGTTATAGCCTTCGGGGAGCAGCTCAGCCGTGACACAG AAGGAGCGTTGAGCACAGTAGAGACATTAGCATCAACAGCGTTATGTGGAGTGATACACTCAATATTGGGGGGACAACCATTGTTGATACTTGGAGTTGCAGAACCAACTGTCTTAATGTACGTTTACTTGTACAACTTCGCTATTGGAAGACCAGAACTAGGAAAACAACTCTACTTAGCTTGGGCTGCTTG GGTATGTGTGTGGACGGCTCTGTTACTGTTCCTAATGGCGATTCTCAATGCGGCTGATATCATTAACCGGTTTACGAGGATCGCTGGTGAGCTGTTTGGTATGTTGATCTCAGTTCTGTTCATCCAACAGGCCATTAAG GGAATGGTGAGTGAATTTGGCATGCCAAAGGATGAAGACCCAACACTTGAGAAGTATCACTTTGAGTGGCTCTATACAAATGGACTTCTCGGTATCATTTTCACTTTTGGCCTACTCTACACCGCTTTGACGAGCAGAAAAGCTAGGTCTTGGCGATACGGAAGTG GATGGATGAGAAGCTTCATTGCAGACTATGGAGTTCCTTTAATGGTTGTGGTTTGGACAGCATTGTCCTTCAGTACACCATCAAAACTTCCCTCTGGTGTCCCGAGAAGACTCTTTAGTCCTCTTCCATGGGACTCTGCTTCTTTATCACATTGGACTGTCATCAAG GACATGGGGAAAGTCTCTCCAGGTTACATATTCGCGGCATTTATACCCGCATTGATGATCGCTGGGCTCTACTTCTTTGACCACAGTGTTGCCTCACAGCTTGCACAGCAGAAGGAGTTCAACCTCAAGAATCCTTCTGCGTATCATTACGACATTCTCTTGTTGGGGGTCATG ACGTTGATCTGTGGATTGCTCGGTCTGCCTCCTTCCAACGGAGTCCTCCCTCAATCTCCTATGCATACGAAAAGCCTTGCTGTTCTCAAACGACAG TTGATACGGAGGAAGATGGTAAAGACAGCCAAAGAAAGCATCAGGAAGAGAGAAACTTCATCCCAAGTGTACGAGAATATGCAAGAAGTCTTCATAGAAATGGACAAAAGCCCACTT GCTCAGACAGACCCAGCAGTGATAATTGAGCTGCAAGATCTAAAAGAAGCAGTAATGAACTGCAatgagaaagaaggagagatgAACGAGGATAGTGGTTTCGATCCAGAGAAGCACCTTGACGCTTGCTTGCCTGTTCGAGTCAACGAGCAGAGAGTGAGCAACCTTTTGCAGTCACTACTAGTGGCAGGTGCAGTGTTGGCAATGCCGGCCATCAAACGCATACCAACTTCACTTCTATGGGGATATTTCGCTTACATGGCCATCGATAGTCTCCCGGGAAACCAGTTTTTCGAACGCACAATGCTTCTTTTTGTCCCAGCAAGCCGGAGATTCAA GGTCTTGGAAGGAGCGCACGCGTCGTTCGTGGAGAAAGTTCCATACAAGTCAATGGCTACGTTCACATTGCTGCAGATGTTCTACTTTGGGCTGTGCTACGGAGTGACGTGGATTCCCGTGGCTGGAATCATGTTCCCGGTTCCTTTCTTCCTCTTGATAGCCATCAGACAGTATATTCTCCCGAAGCTCTTTAACCCGGCCTATCTCCGAGAACTCGATGCTGCCGAGTACGAGGAAATCCCCGGTACTCCTAGGAACCATCTCGAACTGTCTTTCCGG TCTAATGACTCTAAGGGAGGCGTACAAGAAGGCGATGCCGAGATTTTAGACGAGTTAACGACGAGCAGAGGCGAGCTCAAAGTCCGTACAGTCAGTCTTAACGAAGACAAAGGCAACCAG ATTTACCccaatgagaaaacaaaagcagGGGACGGGGACGTGAATACTACAAGAGAGTGA